The Erythrolamprus reginae isolate rEryReg1 unplaced genomic scaffold, rEryReg1.hap1 scaffold_141, whole genome shotgun sequence DNA window gtttcaactcctaccttcagaacgttgctacaaagcactgcacaacaagacaactagacacaaggacagtttttcccccgaacgccatcactctgctaaacaaattattccctccacactgtcaaaactatttactaagtctgcactactattaatcttctcatcattcccatcctccatctcctcccacaagtgACTGTATAACTGATGCTTCTATCATTACAACTGTAAATAAGGTACAATGCCTATTTGTACCTTATGtctcatgacaatcattaagtgttgtaacttagGATTCTTGaccaacttatcttttcttttatgtacactgagagcatgtgcaccaaaacaaattccttgaccaataaagataattctactctactctgttctctaGTCTATTCCCTGCCAAGGGCTTTGGTCAGTGCAAGACACATCACCTTGTATCCCCCAACTCCTGTCTGTCCAGGGCAGAGCTCTTCAgattggccacttgaagacttgtggacttcaactcctagaattatcCTGCCAGcatagagttgaagtccacaagtcttcaagtggccaatcTGAAGAGCTCTGCCCTGGACAGACAGGAGTTGGGGGATACAAGGTGATGTGTCTTGCACTGACCAGAGCCCCTTGCAGGGGTTGTCAGGTTTGTGGAGCCCTTGTCCTGGGTGTCTCCAGCCCAAACAGGGGGACCTATTTGatgtttcttccttcccctcccctgttCAGTATGGGATCGTCTTGGATGCAGGGTCTTCCCACACCGCCATGTTTGTCTACAAATGGCCGGCCGACAAGGAGAACGAGACGGGGATTGTCAGCCAGCACAGCGACTGCCACGTGAAGGGTAAGCAGGCTGGGGGCTCTGCAGCCCCTCCCCTGTGGTTTGTGGAAGGGGGCTGTGGGTGGGAGGAGAGTTTGCCCTCAGAGTCCCCTAAATGTTGCTGAAAGCACCGGAGCGGAGGGGTCCCTTCGTCCCCAGCACTGGGAGGGGGCATAGAGGGTTTACTCTGCCACCCCCATCCAGAGCCCCTTCTGGGCATGGCATAACAGGGGCCCCTCCAGGTGTGGAAGAGCCCGGTTTGGGCTGTGGGGACGCCAGGGGGGCCGGTGTGATCCTGTTCCTGGGGGAGGCGAATTCCCGGGTGACGGCTGGGGCTCCATTCTGCGCTTTGGGCAGAGCCAGGGCGTTTGGGGGTTCTTTCCTCCTTAGTTCCGTTTCTTTTCCCCGCTGGGCATCAGACAAGGCGCTGGCAGGGCCCACCTGGCGGAAGGCTGTGGGAGGGAGGCCCGGGGGTTCCTctggggggagggaggcaggcCAGGACGGGAGCTGTCCCAGCCAGGGGGAGGCCGTGCCAAGGGCCACGCTGGCTCTTTCCGGGCAGCCGGCAGGGGCTGAGGCCTTTGCAGCAGAGCCCCCTTTCCCAGACCGGCCTTTTCCAGACCAAATTAGGGGCCGAATTCCCAGCACACacctggaggggaggggagggcagtGCCAGGAAGTAGAACCTGGGGTGAGTCAAGCTGTGTCCTGGGTCAGCAAGTCCTTCCAGGTTTCTCTTGGCTGCTGAAATAGcttcttcccttccctgcctGGCGAGAGACCCCCCCCCTTCCACTGGGTGTGCTGGTCAGGCTCTCCCTCTGCCTGGAGGGGCATCCCGCCCGCCTGGCACTCAGGGTGGATGGATTTTTCAGGAGACGGCATCTCAAGCTACTCTGCGGACCCACCGGCAGCTGGGCAGAGCTTGGTAGCCTGCCTTGACCAGgccttgcaggacgtcccaaagGAGAGGCACGGCATCACCCCCCTCTACCTGGGGGCCACGGCGGGCATGCGGCTGCTGAAGTAAGTCTGGGCTGGCTTCCACCCCCAACGCGGAGACCCCACTCCCCGGCCTCAGGGGGGGGCAGAGCTTGGccatcccctcccccctccagctGGCGAAGGTAGCCGTGTCCTTGCAATTCGTCCCAGCCATCCTTCACCTGGGGAAGGACCAATTCTCACCCCCCCCAGACACAATGTTTACACACTAAATCTCTGTATCCCCCCCCCCGTGGCCCTTTCCAGCGAGTGGGCAGCCCCAGGACCCTCCGGCAAAGGAGGGGGGCCACGCTGGGAACATGAAGAAAGGCCCCTTTCTCTGCCCCTGCAGACCCTCCCCCCTTTGTGTAAATAGTTGTGAGCAGGAGGGGTGGGAGGAGCTGGGACAaaataaagggggtgggtgggtggggccccTCCTCCAAACAAGAGGGGCTGTCTGGGCTGCTGAGGCTCACCCCCATTCTCCCTGCCAATCCCCCTTCATTCATGCTCCGGGTTTACAAGGCATGAAAACATTCACGGAGCTGCCCTGTTCCCCCCCAAAGAAAGCAGCCCCCCAGTAACATGCGcagtcgggcttttgagtgcatggcaataaggccaagtggttatttcagggttcaaaaaatataagacagggacttattttggggggaaacatagCTTTTCTCTGTCGCTCTTGCGccatgttccttccttcccttcttccttccttttttccatcgttcctcccttccctccctgtcctttcctccttctgtctttctgtctaccctgttttccccaaaataaggcctCCTCCCCTGATAATCAGCCCAGTCagacttatttcagggttcaataaatatatatatgataggatcttattttggggggtggggaacaTGGTAGAGGGGGAAGAATCATGCAGCCTCAAGGTGGATGGTGACCAGCCCAGCGGCACCAAGACCTGAAAGAGACCAGGAAGGCAATTCCAGAGAGGGTCAACCCTAGCCTGGCTCAAGTCATAAAGCATttcattgtgtgtatgtgtgtgtgtagcattTCTAACTCACAGGCTTCAGACCGCGTCCTTGAAGCTGTGACGGCCACGCTGAAGAAATACCCCTTTGACTTCCGGGGGGCCCGGATCCTGAGTGGGGAGGACGAGGGCTTGTTCGGCTGGGTCACCGCCAACTACCTGATGGAGAACTTCATCAAGGTGGGCCCGCCTTTCCCTTCCTTTGCTCTTCCTCCCAGTGGTGCGCCATTGGCCGGTCTTGCTCTGACCTCAGCGCAGGATCGCAGCCCGATTGGCCAGGGGTTGAGCCCATGACATCACACAGAAGGCCTGCCTTGCCTtctctccaaatgggtgaaccgtgcggtcagggaaagcgagtaggacgcttggctgcatagctggagatATCactagcaggaagagggagattgtgatcccgctgtatagagcgctggtgagaccacatttggaataatactgtgtccagttccggagacctcacctacaaaaagagatggatcaaattgaacgggtccaaagacgggcgacaaaaatggtggaaggtcttaagcacaaaacatatcaggaaagacttcatgaactccatctgtctagtctgcaggacagaaggaaaaggggggacatgatcgaagcatttaaatatgttcaagggttaaataaggtccaggagggaagtgtttttcataggaaagtgaacccaagaacaaggggtcacaatctgaagtcagttgggggaaagatcagaagcaacgtgagaaaatattatttgactggaagagtagtagatgcttggaacaaacttccagcagacgtggttggtcaatccacagtcactgaattcaaacctgcctgggataaacatggatccatcctgagataaaatacaggaaatagtagaagggcagactagatggaccagggggactttttctgccgtcagtcttctaggtttcttctatgtttctccccAGTACGGCTGGATCGGCCGGTGGATCCGCCCCAAGAAGAGGACGGTGGGGGCCATGGACTTGGGCGGGGCCTCCACGCAGATCACCTTTGAGACCACAGCGGCCCCCGAGACCCCCGGCAGCCAGGTGACCCTGAAGCTGTACGGGCAGCCCTACAAAGTCTACACCCACAGCTTCCTCTGCTATGGCATGAACGAGATCCACACCAGGCTGAAGTCCAAGGTCCTGAAGGTAAGGCCGGGATTGGGCCCCGCAGGTCAGTGGGGGCTGCCGAGGGCCCCCTCCGCTgcaatgggtgtgtgtgtgcggggttccccctcctctccctcctgcttcccttctctctttccctggcAGGCAAAAGCTTACGCCCTCCGCCTGGAGAGCCCCTGCTGGCCCCAGGGGTTCAAGCAGAGCTTCCCCATGGAGAGCGTCTACGGGTCGCCCTGCGTCCACCTCGAGAAGCCACCCAACTACTTCCCCACAGCCATGGTGAACATGAGCGGCTCTGGGGACCCCGCCCAGTGCTTGGCCCACGCGGAGAGCCTCTTCCAGTTCGCGGGCTGCTCCTACTCCAGCTGCTCCTTTGACGGGGTCTTCCAGCCCCCCGTGGAGGGGGACTTCATCGTGAGTCTCGccctgtgtgtgtgcgtgtgtgtcttgGGGCAGCGGCTGGAACTGAAGCCATGAAGCTGTGGGGGCTCCAACACTGGCGGGTTTCAAAGAGAGACAGGACAGTAGTTTGGCTGACGTGGTCCAGGGGCTCCGGCTCTCACAgggggctgggctagaagacctcccaggtcccttccagctctcttaTTAGGttatttcccctccctctcttggcAAGGATGGCGCGCTACTGCCCCCGTGTGGGAGAAAAGTGGCATGACACCCCTTTTCCATTTCCACGTGGGGCAGGCGAGGCTCTGGTCATTCTTATGCCACCGGTTCCCTGCTTGCCTGACTTTAGTGTGATTCTGCGTTTTTTAAAGTCGAGTCTTCCTCAAATTGGATTCATCCCTGGGGCAGTAATGCAGAAGTGGGGCACCCTGTTGCTTTTGTGAATTCTTGTACAACTGCCTAGATTCAGCTACACCCCCCTATAGACCAAATCCCCCCCCTTCTTTAAGAGAACGTAAGAacttaagaagagccctgctgaatcaggccaaagtccatcaagCCCATCATTCTgtatcccacagtggcccccaattgtccagggggatcttgaacagaaggagaaggcaagaccctccctttcccctgacccccaaccaatgggacccaagggaaccctgcctgcctccaccaacacagaggcggcacatggacatccgtttcaatcatcacctatgatacactcggcatccctgaatctgtctaatgctGCCTTGAAGATAATTCAGTTTGGGCTGGCACCTGCTCCCCccttctgaaatatttatttattagtcttaCTTATGTCCTGCCCAACTCTCAAGCGGCTGAACTCTGGGCAGCTGAAGTgagatattatttgtttgtttatttgatttttatgccaccctactccttagactcagggcagcttacaacatattagcaatagcactttttttaacagagccaggctatggcccccacaatccgggataTAGTGTCCTATATATTGGACTGTGTTTTACAATGTATTGGCCCCATTGGAAATGTCCCTTTAAGGATCTTAAGCCAATGGCTCATTTGTCTTCTTCTCCCCTCTTAAAGGCCTTCTCCGCATTTTTCTACACGGTGGATTTCCTGCGGTCAGTGATGAAAAGACAAGTAGCCACTCCAAGTGACCTCAGAGAAGGCGCGGAGGCCATCTGCAGCACCCCCTGGAGTGAGGTGGGTTTGTGCCCCTGAACCCTCCGTCTCTTCCGTCAACCAAGGCCCAAACCCTTTCAGCTCTGCTGGGCATCTCTCGGTCCCCCATCCCACCAGGAACATAGACCTGAAATCCTTCTTTAAAAAATGGGCTTAAACCTGAATTGAAACGAAGCGGAGAGTGCAGTGGCTCCTGGGTTGGACGAGAGCTGGTGGCTTCATCTGGTCTCCTGCCAGCTCCAGACCAGGCCTACCACCTCACAGGTCAGTTGGGAGAATTCAGAAGGGCAAGGTGGAGCCATGGCCATTTCCTTCACGTAGCTGCAAAAGGAGGAGTCCAGTGCCCTTCGTATCTCAAAGGAGCACCAGGCTGGATTCCACCCACACGTCTGGGGCAGAAGACGTttcattgcccttagttggaggAACGTGGGCTGGGACAATAACGTCCATCACCAAAGGCAAAAGGCAGCAGGAGAAAAAAGGGCTCAGAAGCAGAGAGGAGCAGTGGAGATGGAGGGGGGCTCAGGAGGATTTGGGGGAAGAACCCCTGAAAATATAGACTGCCCAACAATGAAGTGCAGATGAACCCTCCAAAACAGTCTCTATGACCGAATAAAGACTTGATGAAGAAGAACCAACCTGGGAATGGAAGTGGAACAAGTAGTTTGTGATGTCAGTGTGTGTGTGAATAATGTTCTTATCATcatgaaatgggggggggagataaagTGTGTCTGTCtctggagggagggggggtgaTAGCAGCTGCTCCTCCGAAGGCCGATGTCCAGCCTGGGTGTCTCTTTTTGATGCTCCTTCCAGCTGCTCAAGAAGGCGCCAAAGCTGGAGGCCCACTTGCAGAACTACTGCGCGATGGCCACCTTCGTCTCGCTGCTGCTCCCCCGGGGCTACTCGTTCAGCAACTCCACCTTCCCCAACGTAGCCTTCCAGCAGAAGGTGAGGCTCCCCTGGGCTGCGCTGCGGGTGGAGGCATTCGGACCTGGGCTTCCTACACAAACTGCAAACGGGGTCCCCAAACCCCTCTTTTTATTCCAACGGCTGTGGATTATGTTCATTCCCAACTGTAATTAGTCCCAAACAGTGTTAATTAGTCCGACAGAACTAGGCTCCCAGAGTCTTTCGGAAGGAGGCTGATAAGCACCAACCTTTATCTCTCTTGGCACGCTGCCAAGGGCCTAATTGGCAAGGAGCTTTGTGTGGCCAGACGAAAACACGGAGTCAGAACGGAGCTTCTGGCCAGAATTGAACTAAGTTGCTTCCTGCGATGAGCCCTTCCGTGTGCTCCACTTTTGGGAGGGGCCAATCATCTCCTAGCCTTACTCCCTAGTAGCCCTTTTCCTCTGTAgttgttcttgccttctggcagctctgcgcatATGTGCATTGGAGACAGGCCTCCTGTTTCCTCTGTCACCCTCTGGAGACCCCGGAGTCAGCACAGAACTCCCCGATGGCCCTGGTTCCCTCTCTGCCTCGTACACAGAGCCTTCTCCAGGCCTGGCCCaggttcctccccagcctcctcgctGTCCGATTCAGCAGGCTGCTGGTGGACCCCAACAGGCGGAGGGTTCTGCAGTGGATGTGGGTCAGCTCAGCGGTGGATCCAGAGAGCAGCCTCCGGATTGGGGCCTGCAAGCCAAGGGGGTCTTTGTGCAATTGTGCTTTTCCCGCTTTTTCAGGCCGGCGACACGACCATCGGCTGGGCCCTGGGCTACATGCTGAACCTGACCAACATGATCCCGGCGGAGGAGCCCAGCTTCCGGAAGAGCACCGACTTCGGCCCCTGGGTCGGCCTCATCCTCCTCTTTGTCGCCATCCTTCTGGGCAGCCTGCTCAGCATCTTCTGCCTGCTGAAGTCCTCCAAGGGGCGGGGGGCAGTGTAGACCAGCCCTCTCCTGCCCCGCCTTCCCTGGTCACGCACTGGGACCGCCAGCCTTTTGCCAAAACTCAGGAAGGAAGACACCAGAACAAACGGAAGAACCCACTCTCCACGGGTGGTGGGCGTGTGCAGCTCAACCCCttgcctgcctcctttttccttcctgggGGGCCACGAGCATCCCCCCCCGCCCCCTTCAAGAAAAAGGTGCTGCCGTTGACCAGGAGAGCTTTCTTCCTGCTTTGTTGACAGACTCAGGAATTTCCAAACCTCTCGGCCCAACAAGACGCTGCCCCTCCCCCCAGGACAAAAGACCTTGGGAGGAAATACTGTGGATGTCAGAAGGAGtgacaagccccccccccccgagtcctaCTGCCTCTCAGCAGACACCAGCCGCCTTCAGAAACGGGGGTCCCTTAACACTCCAATGTGTTTGTCCCAAATCTGTACTACGGAAACTTTAATGGGTCCCAGAAGTCCCCGCTGGACTCAGGTCCTtcactgggggtgggggtggggaatcaCTTAGCCCAATGGTTCCAGACTTTGGGTCGGGGTCTTTTGAGGCAGCCACGTGGAGTTCTGTCAGCCACAACTGCGGGGACTTTCATTTATGTACAACCCAGGTGTGACCTGGCTTAGCTTTTGGGGAGCCCCCTCTTTTAGGGGGACGGAAAGCCTTTAGCTCTGTTGCTGATAGGAACTTCTCCTTTTCCGCTTAGTCCATCAAGGGGagcccctctccctcctccactGAGCCCCTAAATCAAAGCCCATGGCGGGAACAAGGCCTCCTTTGGTGTTTTCCTTGGCAGAGCGGGGGCCTGGGTCCCCCCCAACCTCCGGGAATCTTTTCCAGAAGCCAGGAGAAGAATTCctttgctcccccccccaaagtctCTGTGTTCTTCTGGGGTGACAGCCATCAATCAGAAAATAAGGATAATCCACAGCTGAATTTATATTTTTCTACCTTTATTCTTCCTAGGAATAGATCAGAAAATAATGGGGTTTTCTTCTGAGCTGACGTTTGCCCCCTAACAGTTGTTTCCCGCCCCACGTCTTTGAACTGGAGATGAAGTCAGGAGAACTGTTTTTACTTTAATAGCACtgcattatatatttttttaaaccaacATTATCCGGGATTTGGGGAAGGGTTGGGGTTTGTTTTTGCCACTATCTTGATAGTGCAACAATATTAAAATTTCCTATTCTTGGCttctgcaaaaaatatatattttcagggTGGGCAGAAAAATGCCCCCAGCACTGCAAACTGGGGGTAGGAAGGAGGCaggtgggttttttaaagaaaatgaagtGCGGGTGGTGGTGTTTAGTCCTCTTGACCCCTTCTTGGCTGCCTCTTGTCTTGATCCTCAGTGGCCACCAGTTCCCTGCGTTTTTCCTTGGTGCCTCTGGCCCTGGGTCCTATTGTGCCTGTTTCCCATGTAAAGAAAACCCAGTGATTCTGGCCTTAAAGAAATCATAATAAAAGCTCGCTTAGTGACTGACCCGGTTGGTCCATTTCACTGGCAAAGCCTTTGACCTCTGGTCCAGCATCTgatcctggtttgtttgttttgtcaagtaggttgcaaatatacaaagatataacgggGTTTATCTACACGATGCtagtcagagagagagacattgagGACAGGGGAGGGTGGGGCACGTATGCATGGCCCCTCGCTGACCTCTGAGGAACCGGGAGGGGTGGGCAGTGGAGGGTTAGCAggtgaggatactacagagtcaggtagtgagttccaggcatcaaccacTCGGTTGCTAAGGTCGTATTTTGTTTGATCTGCAACTGCAGCTGTTGCCCTCCTGGGCCCCACACCTGCCTTGCTCCCCCCcccaactgcccccactctccttgccttccagaAGAGtctttggggccattagatccttgcccccccccccgccgatgaatgtgttgagagagtTGATTGAATGAAAGGGCTGTTTATGGCTTCTTTGAGCCCCGTGCCTGCATTGGCCTCCTGTGCGGGGCTGGTTTTCCGGGTCGCGTTCTTAGCCAGGGGGAAACGGGCGAGGAAGAGACCGGGCGGGCGCCTGGGGGAAGCCCCCTCCCCGGGGACAACGGGGTGCTGCCGTCTGCCTTCAGCCCTTCCCTGGTTCCTCCCCCCCCGCTGCCGCCTCACCTGCCCCGCGGCTTCCCTCCTCCGGGGCGCCCAGGGGAGCCGGGCTGGCGGGGCAGAGGTCCGCGGGGCTGCAGGAGCCCTTCCCGGGCGGCTGGCGGGCATCCGGGCTTGCGGCAGACGTCGAGGCAAACGCCGAGCACTgggccgagcgggggcggggacACACCTGGTCTAAAGGGGGAGGGAAGCGCGCAGCCGCAGTGGCCGGGCGCTCGGGCAGCCTGCGCACCTGCTGCCGGTGTGGCAGGTGGGCGGCGGCCTCGGAGCGGGCGGCGTCATTGgctgccccgcccgccccgcccggcTCCCCCCGCGCCCCGCTCGCCTCCGGTGCCGCAGCCGCCAAGCGCCTCCTCCGACGCGGCCCCGCCGCTGCCGCTGCTGCGATGCTCCCGCGACGAGGCAGCCGCTGAAGGATGAGCGCCGCCCGCCGCCGCCCCTGCCCGctgctcctgccgccgccccggCTGCTCctcctgccgctgctgctgctgctgctcctgccgCCGCCCGGCGCCTGGGGGCTGCTGGACAAGCCCGGCGGTAAGCGCGCCCCAGGCCCTCCCGGCCGCGGAACATGGGCCCGGgaactcccctccctcccttccctgcgAGCGAGCGGTCCGGGTGCccacggcggggggggggggggggagggggcaagctTGGCTCTCCCCGCCATCTGGCTCCGGCCTCCCCGCTCCTCCGCCCAAC harbors:
- the LOC139155922 gene encoding ectonucleoside triphosphate diphosphohydrolase 2-like: MSPKKAVVAALGALCLVAVAGLILLCVPTKDARDPPAYKYGIVLDAGSSHTAMFVYKWPADKENETGIVSQHSDCHVKGDGISSYSADPPAAGQSLVACLDQALQDVPKERHGITPLYLGATAGMRLLNISNSQASDRVLEAVTATLKKYPFDFRGARILSGEDEGLFGWVTANYLMENFIKYGWIGRWIRPKKRTVGAMDLGGASTQITFETTAAPETPGSQVTLKLYGQPYKVYTHSFLCYGMNEIHTRLKSKVLKAKAYALRLESPCWPQGFKQSFPMESVYGSPCVHLEKPPNYFPTAMVNMSGSGDPAQCLAHAESLFQFAGCSYSSCSFDGVFQPPVEGDFIAFSAFFYTVDFLRSVMKRQVATPSDLREGAEAICSTPWSELLKKAPKLEAHLQNYCAMATFVSLLLPRGYSFSNSTFPNVAFQQKAGDTTIGWALGYMLNLTNMIPAEEPSFRKSTDFGPWVGLILLFVAILLGSLLSIFCLLKSSKGRGAV